The proteins below are encoded in one region of Paenibacillus sp. YYML68:
- a CDS encoding DEAD/DEAH box helicase, whose amino-acid sequence MKKNEFAALGISDNVSEQLRLYGYAEPTPIQKEAIPAILSGADCIAQAQTGTGKTLAFVLPIIETIRPEREHVQALIVTPTRELAIQITEEVQRWAPLKGLRVLSAYGGQDVERQIRKLEGNIHIIVATPGRLLDHIRRETVQLHKLSILVLDEADQMLHMGFLNEVIDIIAMTPSRRQTLLFSATMPPKIRDLAKAYMRPPVEIEIKAKRITLDEIEQVVVQTTDRGKLDALCTLIDNEQPYLAMIFCRTKLRASKLREELAERGYSCDELHGDLTQAKREQVMKRFRDAKIQLLVATDVAARGLDVEGITHVINYDIPHDVESYIHRIGRTGRAGQTGKAVTFAAPRDANYLELIERGIKSTLAKRPGKPGAALQAERGESRERTGRGESRERAGRDGRERDERSGGARNERGRGARGAAGGRGRSDRGAAPQRGRDDRGAGAGRDSRGGAAPQRGRDDRGPGAGRDSRGGAAPQRGRDDRGPGAGRDSRGGAAPQRGRDDRSAGAGRDNRGGAAPQRGRDDRGPGAGRDSRGGAAPQRGRDDRGPGAGRDSRGGAAPQRGRDDRGPSAGRDSRGGAAPQRGRDDRGPSAGRDSRGGAAPQRGRDDRGPSAGRDSRGGRGNAGARDTRSTTPRRGR is encoded by the coding sequence ATGAAGAAAAACGAATTCGCAGCACTCGGCATCAGTGACAATGTAAGCGAGCAGCTGCGCCTATACGGCTATGCAGAGCCGACACCGATTCAGAAGGAAGCGATCCCCGCGATATTGTCAGGCGCTGATTGCATTGCGCAGGCACAGACCGGTACAGGCAAGACGCTGGCCTTCGTCCTACCGATCATTGAGACAATCCGTCCCGAGCGCGAGCACGTTCAAGCGCTCATCGTCACGCCTACCCGTGAGCTGGCTATTCAAATTACAGAGGAGGTTCAGCGCTGGGCGCCTCTGAAGGGCTTGCGCGTGCTATCCGCGTACGGCGGTCAAGATGTGGAACGGCAAATTCGGAAGCTGGAAGGTAATATACATATTATTGTAGCTACACCAGGACGCCTGCTCGATCACATACGTCGTGAAACGGTTCAGCTACATAAGCTGTCTATTCTTGTGCTGGATGAGGCCGACCAGATGCTCCATATGGGCTTCTTGAACGAGGTTATCGATATTATTGCGATGACTCCTTCCCGCAGACAAACGCTGCTCTTCTCGGCAACGATGCCGCCGAAGATCCGGGACCTGGCAAAGGCTTACATGCGGCCTCCAGTTGAAATTGAAATCAAGGCGAAGCGAATTACGCTGGATGAGATCGAGCAGGTCGTCGTGCAGACGACAGACCGCGGCAAGCTCGATGCGCTGTGCACGCTGATCGATAACGAGCAGCCTTATCTGGCGATGATCTTCTGCCGCACGAAGCTGCGCGCCTCGAAGCTGCGCGAGGAGCTTGCCGAGCGGGGCTACTCGTGTGACGAGCTGCACGGCGACTTGACCCAGGCGAAGCGCGAGCAGGTGATGAAGCGATTCCGCGATGCGAAAATTCAGCTGCTCGTCGCGACCGACGTCGCGGCTCGCGGTCTCGACGTCGAGGGTATTACGCATGTCATTAACTACGACATTCCGCATGACGTTGAGAGCTACATTCACCGCATCGGCCGGACAGGACGCGCTGGACAGACGGGCAAGGCGGTAACCTTCGCTGCGCCGCGTGACGCGAACTATCTCGAGTTGATCGAGAGAGGAATCAAGTCGACGCTGGCGAAGCGTCCTGGGAAGCCGGGAGCGGCGTTGCAGGCGGAGCGTGGTGAGAGTCGCGAGCGTACGGGCCGAGGCGAGAGCCGGGAGCGTGCGGGACGCGATGGTCGTGAGCGGGACGAGCGCTCAGGCGGAGCGCGGAATGAGCGCGGACGCGGCGCGCGTGGAGCCGCTGGCGGGCGCGGACGCAGTGACCGCGGCGCAGCTCCGCAGCGCGGGCGCGATGACCGCGGCGCAGGCGCTGGCCGCGATAGCCGCGGCGGCGCAGCTCCGCAGCGCGGGCGCGATGACCGCGGCCCAGGCGCTGGCCGCGACTCCCGCGGCGGCGCAGCTCCGCAGCGCGGGCGCGATGACCGCGGCCCGGGCGCTGGCCGCGATAGCCGCGGCGGCGCAGCTCCGCAGCGCGGACGCGATGACCGCAGCGCTGGCGCGGGACGCGACAACCGCGGCGGCGCAGCTCCGCAGCGCGGGCGCGATGACCGCGGCCCAGGCGCTGGCCGCGACTCCCGCGGCGGCGCAGCTCCGCAGCGCGGGCGCGATGACCGCGGCCCAGGCGCTGGCCGCGACTCCCGCGGCGGCGCAGCTCCGCAGCGCGGGCGCGATGACCGCGGCCCGAGCGCTGGCCGCGATAGCCGCGGCGGCGCAGCTCCGCAGCGCGGGCGCGATGACCGCGGCCCGAGCGCTGGACGCGACTCCCGCGGCGGCGCAGCTCCGCAGCGCGGGCGCGATGACCGCGGCCCGAGCGCTGGACGCGACTCCCGCGGCGGACGCGGCAATGCAGGTGCGCGGGACACGCGCAGCACCACCCCTCGGCGCGGGCGATAA
- a CDS encoding helix-turn-helix domain-containing protein: protein MDNKRVPRKWGDLPITSLTAVEKEAISNMARLVNEITNRRKQLGLTQQQVSERAGITQAQVARLENSHSVPSMETVMKVAIALGLKIGFEEAAAAQTNLSYV, encoded by the coding sequence ATGGACAACAAAAGGGTGCCAAGGAAATGGGGTGACCTCCCGATCACTTCCCTTACAGCTGTTGAAAAAGAAGCCATATCGAACATGGCAAGATTGGTTAATGAAATCACGAATAGGCGAAAACAACTCGGATTGACGCAACAGCAGGTTTCTGAGCGTGCTGGAATCACCCAAGCGCAGGTTGCGCGACTTGAGAATTCACATTCGGTTCCTTCCATGGAAACGGTGATGAAGGTTGCAATCGCACTAGGTTTGAAGATCGGTTTCGAGGAAGCCGCCGCGGCGCAAACTAATTTGAGTTACGTTTAA
- a CDS encoding ABC transporter ATP-binding protein: MSQGDASQELNESQRVPVLRRLLHYALAFKLRIVAAILVLALAVAADLAGPYIMKTLIDRHIGAISKPWKSFSASEVLPADVPVIAFNGMRFVRDDWMEAYTKGKVLERDPFEQGEPARIIQLDRGLYLTTGDIPEQQPSWTVSAGAGSAGVTGSEDRVGAVEQSGADVVIRTNAPGSGESEIPARRLTGTETAMFYAHDMKPVLGLIGLFVGLLVVGGVLHYTQSYMLQATAVRIIQQMRNELMQHIQRIPIRYFDNTPIGQVVSRISNDTEAVRDLFMSFMATFVVSAVQLLGIYVALFILDVQLALITLVFIPLFTVVMYVHLKYTRKYVSVMRARLSDMNAMISESIAVMPVLQAFRQEKRRMREFEVLNEDRYTSNIKNMRVFSLSSRNFTGLIGALFTAVTIWHFGGQSLQTAISFGVFYAYIDYLGRFFQPIIGIFDQLLNAQRAVVSAEKVFHLLDEPGVDVAEEQQVDRPQGHIVFRDVSFGYKAGEPVLQSISFEAKQGETIALVGHTGSGKSSIMNLLLGFYEPTDGTITIDGQDIREMSKQALRKHMGIVLQDPFLFAGDIKFNVSLYNTSITQDQVRKALTDVGAASFIERLPGGYDEPVIERGSTLSAGQRQLISFARALAFNPAILILDEATASIDSETESLIQQALRVVSAGRTTFVIAHRLSTIREADHILVLHQGRIAERGNHEELMKLQGKYYRMYQLQSGGSTGVGGGDEAVAADEGSLERAGTPPLAPA, translated from the coding sequence TTGTCTCAAGGTGACGCTTCACAAGAACTGAACGAGTCGCAGAGGGTGCCGGTATTGCGCAGACTTCTGCATTATGCGCTAGCCTTCAAGCTGCGGATTGTGGCCGCAATTCTCGTATTGGCTCTGGCCGTTGCGGCCGACCTCGCAGGACCCTACATAATGAAGACGTTGATCGATCGGCACATTGGCGCCATCTCGAAGCCGTGGAAGTCCTTCAGCGCTTCTGAGGTGCTGCCAGCGGACGTGCCGGTTATTGCCTTTAACGGGATGCGTTTTGTACGAGATGATTGGATGGAGGCTTACACGAAGGGGAAGGTGCTCGAGCGCGACCCGTTCGAGCAAGGGGAGCCGGCCCGTATCATTCAGCTGGATCGGGGTCTGTATCTGACTACGGGTGACATTCCGGAGCAGCAGCCGTCTTGGACGGTATCTGCAGGTGCGGGCAGTGCAGGCGTTACAGGCAGTGAGGATCGTGTAGGTGCGGTCGAGCAGTCTGGCGCAGACGTTGTTATTAGAACGAACGCTCCGGGAAGCGGTGAGAGCGAGATTCCTGCCCGCAGGCTGACAGGGACGGAGACCGCGATGTTCTATGCGCACGATATGAAGCCTGTGCTGGGCTTGATTGGACTGTTCGTCGGCCTCTTGGTCGTAGGCGGTGTGCTGCATTACACGCAGTCGTATATGCTTCAGGCGACGGCGGTACGCATCATTCAGCAGATGCGCAATGAGCTGATGCAGCACATCCAGCGTATTCCGATCCGCTACTTCGACAATACGCCGATCGGACAGGTCGTGTCGCGTATCTCGAACGATACAGAGGCGGTGCGCGACCTGTTCATGAGCTTCATGGCGACGTTCGTCGTCAGCGCGGTGCAGCTGCTCGGCATCTATGTCGCGCTGTTCATTCTCGATGTGCAGCTTGCGCTTATTACGCTCGTATTCATTCCGTTGTTCACGGTCGTCATGTATGTCCATCTGAAATATACGAGGAAATATGTATCCGTCATGCGGGCGCGACTCAGCGATATGAATGCGATGATCAGCGAATCGATCGCTGTCATGCCCGTCCTGCAGGCGTTCCGGCAGGAGAAGCGTCGGATGCGCGAGTTCGAGGTGCTGAACGAGGATCGGTACACGAGCAATATTAAGAACATGCGCGTGTTCTCGCTGTCGTCCCGTAATTTTACCGGACTGATCGGAGCCTTGTTCACTGCCGTCACGATCTGGCACTTCGGGGGTCAGTCGCTGCAGACGGCCATCTCGTTCGGTGTGTTCTATGCGTATATTGACTATCTCGGACGGTTCTTCCAGCCGATTATCGGCATATTCGATCAGCTGCTGAATGCACAGCGGGCGGTTGTATCGGCTGAGAAAGTGTTTCACCTGCTGGATGAGCCCGGTGTCGACGTTGCGGAGGAGCAGCAGGTAGATCGACCGCAAGGGCATATCGTCTTCCGCGACGTATCGTTCGGCTACAAGGCGGGGGAGCCTGTGCTTCAGAGCATATCGTTCGAGGCGAAGCAGGGTGAGACGATTGCGCTTGTCGGGCATACCGGCTCGGGCAAGAGCTCGATCATGAACCTGCTGCTCGGCTTCTATGAGCCGACGGACGGAACGATTACGATAGACGGACAGGACATCCGTGAGATGTCGAAGCAGGCGCTGCGCAAGCATATGGGCATCGTGCTACAGGACCCGTTCCTGTTCGCGGGTGACATTAAGTTCAACGTCAGCCTGTACAATACTAGCATTACGCAGGATCAAGTGCGTAAGGCACTTACCGATGTGGGTGCCGCCTCGTTCATCGAGCGGCTGCCTGGCGGCTATGACGAGCCTGTTATTGAACGGGGCAGCACGCTGTCCGCAGGGCAGCGGCAGCTCATCTCGTTCGCGAGGGCGCTGGCGTTTAATCCTGCGATTCTCATCCTAGATGAGGCGACGGCCAGCATCGACAGCGAGACGGAGAGCTTGATCCAACAGGCGCTGCGCGTCGTCAGCGCAGGTAGAACGACGTTCGTCATCGCTCACCGGCTGTCTACGATCCGCGAGGCGGATCACATACTTGTGCTTCATCAGGGACGTATTGCGGAGCGAGGCAATCACGAGGAGCTGATGAAGCTTCAGGGCAAGTATTACCGGATGTATCAGCTGCAGTCCGGCGGCAGCACAGGAGTCGGCGGCGGAGATGAGGCTGTTGCGGCAGATGAAGGTTCGCTCGAGCGAGCCGGTACTCCGCCGCTTGCGCCTGCTTGA
- a CDS encoding stalk domain-containing protein has product MRRHNWKIGSLTALLLSASYTLPAYINSPVPAIAAVTGTPKLVVDGSVVHTESPLFYGGADGRTVYAPARLALELLGYEVTWNTEEKALYVALEGTSYSHHPGTSVWVSEGRMLHMDSASILKDGSLWVPVQPLFELLGHPASWSTMTSTVYIKNSLSADIRRTVSYGYTRLSYDGETKDGLRQGFGKLYVDGELWYEGHFTGNRMNGFGKLYDKGRLVYEGAFENDLPHGGGSYYYADGSAYKGSMTRGRLTGTAKLYNANGEHVYDGNWFNGVREGQGVLWLEDGSSYNGEFHRNERQGRGALFSKDNVLVYDGDWKGGKRSGSGKEFDKSGKLIYQGQWESDQRHGTGYTYSFSKMDWYQTNDQGSIVSKTSEDTTMMREVTYHRNVLLLEGSELAYIGDDYEDGTPHGKGTLLKVKSSAKNKSLEQYYTYYEGEFEEGRMTGSGTFYNEDKKKLYEGDVQDGKRNGRGKLYENGLLIYDGEWSHDQESGIGRKYAYGKSHTGAEFEGSSTLLMYEGKYAGGKLVDPTAVYKYYGAFVNGEPNGLGSVMLMHDYKSDTGPKTLDLEQGTGYLVYEGEFKSGLREGAGKLYANNILIYEGSFKNGIRAGKGIAYIDGWLYEGEFVDDQLEGLVKATDAFRTVRFEGLYKKGKKNGYGKLYSENGLLVYEGEYKNGLRHGFGKLYSADGKTVYYQGEFRDDKTLSEYLNSLKNSQ; this is encoded by the coding sequence TTGCGACGACATAATTGGAAAATAGGCTCATTAACCGCCCTGCTGCTGTCTGCTTCCTATACCTTACCTGCCTACATCAATAGTCCGGTGCCTGCTATAGCCGCCGTTACCGGCACGCCGAAGCTGGTCGTGGACGGAAGCGTTGTACATACGGAGTCTCCATTGTTCTACGGCGGAGCAGACGGACGCACCGTCTATGCCCCTGCACGACTTGCACTGGAGCTGCTCGGCTATGAGGTGACCTGGAATACGGAGGAGAAAGCGCTGTACGTGGCGCTCGAGGGCACGTCATACAGCCACCATCCGGGCACATCGGTCTGGGTCAGCGAGGGACGTATGCTGCACATGGATTCGGCTTCGATTCTGAAGGATGGCTCCCTGTGGGTACCCGTACAGCCGCTGTTCGAGCTGCTCGGTCATCCAGCTTCATGGAGCACGATGACCTCAACGGTCTATATTAAGAACAGCTTGAGCGCCGATATACGGCGAACAGTCAGCTATGGGTACACCCGGCTAAGCTATGATGGCGAGACGAAGGACGGCTTGCGGCAAGGCTTCGGCAAGCTGTACGTGGACGGCGAGCTGTGGTATGAGGGACATTTTACAGGTAATCGCATGAATGGCTTCGGCAAGCTGTACGACAAGGGACGGCTCGTGTACGAGGGGGCGTTCGAGAACGACCTTCCGCACGGAGGCGGAAGCTACTACTATGCAGACGGGTCTGCTTACAAGGGCAGCATGACGAGAGGACGCCTGACCGGCACAGCCAAGCTGTATAACGCGAATGGCGAACATGTGTACGATGGCAATTGGTTCAACGGCGTGCGCGAAGGACAAGGCGTGCTATGGCTCGAGGATGGGTCCAGCTACAACGGCGAGTTTCACCGCAATGAACGTCAAGGCAGGGGGGCCCTGTTCAGCAAGGATAACGTGCTCGTCTATGACGGTGACTGGAAGGGTGGCAAGCGCTCCGGCTCCGGTAAGGAGTTCGACAAGAGCGGCAAGCTGATCTACCAAGGTCAGTGGGAGTCGGACCAGCGTCATGGAACCGGCTATACGTACAGCTTCAGCAAAATGGATTGGTACCAGACGAACGACCAAGGCAGCATTGTGTCCAAGACGTCAGAGGATACGACGATGATGCGCGAGGTGACGTACCATCGTAATGTGCTCCTCCTCGAAGGCAGCGAGCTCGCGTACATCGGCGACGATTACGAGGACGGCACGCCTCACGGCAAGGGTACGCTGCTGAAGGTCAAGTCCTCTGCTAAGAACAAGAGCTTGGAACAGTACTATACGTATTATGAGGGCGAGTTTGAGGAAGGGCGCATGACGGGGTCGGGTACTTTTTATAACGAGGATAAGAAGAAGCTGTATGAGGGGGACGTGCAGGACGGCAAGCGGAACGGACGCGGCAAGCTGTACGAGAACGGACTGCTCATCTATGATGGCGAATGGTCGCACGATCAGGAGAGCGGCATCGGACGTAAATATGCGTATGGCAAGTCGCACACCGGCGCCGAATTCGAGGGCAGCTCCACCCTGCTCATGTATGAGGGCAAGTATGCGGGCGGCAAGCTAGTCGACCCTACGGCCGTCTACAAATATTACGGAGCGTTCGTGAATGGCGAGCCGAATGGACTCGGCTCTGTCATGCTGATGCACGATTATAAGAGCGATACGGGGCCGAAGACGCTGGACCTCGAGCAAGGCACCGGCTATCTGGTGTATGAGGGCGAATTCAAGAGCGGTCTTCGCGAAGGCGCGGGCAAGCTGTATGCGAACAATATTCTCATCTATGAGGGCAGCTTCAAGAACGGTATTCGTGCTGGCAAGGGCATTGCCTACATCGATGGCTGGCTGTACGAAGGGGAGTTCGTGGACGATCAGCTCGAGGGCCTCGTGAAGGCGACCGACGCCTTCCGCACCGTACGCTTCGAGGGGCTGTACAAGAAGGGCAAGAAGAATGGCTACGGCAAGCTGTATTCGGAGAACGGTCTGCTCGTCTATGAGGGAGAGTACAAGAACGGCCTCCGACACGGCTTCGGCAAGCTGTACAGCGCTGACGGCAAGACGGTGTATTACCAGGGCGAATTCCGTGATGACAAGACGCTTAGCGAATATTTGAACAGCTTGAAGAACAGCCAATAA
- a CDS encoding S-layer homology domain-containing protein — translation MRTFRHAVPVWLMLVLLLAAGLSDMAGSSRAEAAVDGGAAYTVSSATYSTRLSQLNVYPAAGAISFHPDTLVYSTTVPHATSTIRLLPLLEDETAVLEINARIMKTGENYDGSLSVGPNVFTLTVTAANKQYRTYTVTVHREQGSTESHLRSLTFSTGRLYPSFSSDETSYTLYVEHPIKTVYMSALLVDSKATLTYNGSKFPEGVSVYNAKPLEPDKPVLFDIVVTAEHGNTRTYSVVMKRAALTTIPTPRGSGGFYEMMPVTRGVTEVTKERFGRSELTIEVPLDPYRDELEDKKKTGVIQLDAVSHTPQSRYDVKLLPALWKKTADTGKTLQLQTHEFDLTLSPRPLPAGADDTGVLLSIEAVAAEQMAEWASIPPSVDDAAAAYRLSLDSFGEHDATWSKPLAFSFKLSHKQISQAGRLAAYRYDEGGRSWTFVGGQLTTGNRFEVELTSPGLIAIVEDERSFSDTAGHWAEGIIAELTTRRIASGVGEGRFAPDTPVTRAEFASMLARALELTSSGPVPFTDVPADAWYRDDLGKAVAAKLIEGVSESSFQPGETIKREQMAAMLMRAHSLRTGIRQDDILLPAKLTFADESSASAWAVRSIRLVEAVGIMNGAAGGAFLPQHTATRAEAVAVVYRLMNLHVPAKS, via the coding sequence ATGAGGACATTCCGACACGCAGTACCTGTATGGCTCATGCTTGTCCTGCTGCTTGCAGCGGGCCTCAGCGATATGGCGGGCAGCTCCCGAGCGGAGGCGGCAGTCGACGGAGGCGCAGCATACACGGTGAGCTCGGCCACCTACAGCACGCGACTGTCACAGCTGAACGTGTATCCGGCTGCAGGGGCGATCAGCTTCCACCCGGACACACTCGTCTATTCGACAACGGTCCCCCATGCCACATCGACGATCCGACTGCTGCCTCTGCTCGAGGATGAGACGGCGGTGCTGGAGATTAATGCCCGTATCATGAAGACCGGGGAAAATTACGACGGCTCGCTCAGCGTCGGCCCGAATGTATTCACGCTGACTGTGACAGCGGCGAACAAGCAGTACCGCACCTATACCGTAACCGTACATCGGGAGCAAGGCTCGACGGAGAGTCATCTCCGCTCGCTGACGTTCAGCACGGGCAGATTGTACCCGTCGTTCAGCTCGGACGAGACGAGCTACACGCTCTACGTTGAGCACCCGATTAAGACGGTCTATATGTCTGCGCTACTGGTCGATTCGAAGGCGACCCTGACGTACAACGGGTCAAAATTTCCCGAGGGCGTGTCTGTCTATAACGCGAAGCCTCTCGAGCCGGACAAGCCTGTGCTGTTCGACATCGTCGTTACGGCCGAGCACGGCAATACGAGGACGTACTCCGTTGTAATGAAGCGAGCGGCCTTGACGACGATCCCGACTCCGCGTGGGAGCGGCGGCTTCTATGAGATGATGCCGGTGACACGCGGGGTCACCGAGGTGACGAAGGAACGGTTCGGCCGTTCGGAGCTTACGATCGAGGTACCGCTTGACCCATACCGCGACGAGCTGGAGGACAAGAAGAAGACGGGTGTGATTCAGCTCGATGCCGTCAGTCACACGCCGCAGAGCCGGTATGACGTCAAGCTGCTGCCAGCGCTGTGGAAGAAGACGGCTGATACGGGCAAAACGCTGCAGCTTCAGACGCACGAGTTCGATCTGACGTTATCGCCTAGACCATTGCCTGCTGGAGCGGACGACACCGGCGTATTGCTCTCCATCGAAGCCGTAGCTGCCGAGCAGATGGCCGAGTGGGCGAGCATACCTCCCTCTGTGGACGATGCGGCAGCCGCCTACAGGCTGTCTCTCGATTCGTTCGGCGAGCATGACGCCACATGGAGCAAGCCGCTCGCCTTCTCCTTCAAGCTGTCGCATAAGCAGATAAGTCAAGCTGGACGTCTTGCAGCTTATCGGTACGACGAAGGCGGGCGCAGCTGGACGTTCGTCGGCGGCCAGCTTACGACGGGCAACCGGTTCGAGGTCGAGCTGACCTCGCCGGGGTTAATCGCCATCGTCGAGGACGAGCGTTCGTTCAGCGATACGGCTGGACATTGGGCGGAGGGAATTATCGCCGAGCTGACGACAAGACGCATCGCCAGCGGCGTCGGTGAAGGCCGCTTCGCGCCGGACACGCCTGTGACGCGAGCAGAGTTCGCGTCGATGCTGGCTCGTGCGCTGGAGCTCACGAGCAGCGGTCCGGTGCCGTTCACTGACGTGCCTGCGGATGCGTGGTACCGCGACGATCTGGGCAAAGCTGTCGCGGCGAAGCTGATCGAGGGCGTGAGCGAGTCGAGCTTCCAGCCGGGCGAGACGATCAAGCGCGAGCAGATGGCCGCCATGCTGATGCGGGCGCACAGCCTGCGAACAGGCATTCGGCAGGATGATATTTTGTTGCCTGCGAAGCTTACGTTCGCGGATGAGTCATCGGCTTCCGCATGGGCGGTGCGCAGCATCCGGCTTGTCGAAGCTGTAGGTATCATGAACGGTGCAGCAGGCGGAGCGTTCCTGCCCCAGCATACCGCGACGCGCGCGGAGGCTGTCGCTGTCGTGTACCGACTGATGAACCTGCACGTTCCAGCGAAGTCGTAA
- a CDS encoding virulence factor, giving the protein MILIHIEPTPSPNSMKITVSEKLPDSIRYTLTKEQEHTAPEPYRSLLAIEGVRSLYRAGDFIALDRTAKADWQTILTTVRVVLGDRSAAAAGSEPSSTAPASPTSEAFGEVIVKLQHFRGIPLQIRVSAGGEEKRAALPERFSEAAVKAASASPNLIKERSLDDWDTRYGELSDVLEEIVQELDAAYDDARLSELVVRAQQGPVTEGAQAIAEAARRTFTYEETEQKLQSEDWKERYAALQQIQPSEETLPLLVQALQDEQTAIRRLATVYIGDLKSPSVLPYLYDALQDRSAVVRRTAGDTLSDIGDPLAQDAMIRALGDSNKLVRWRAARFLYEAGDERAIPALQAAANDPEFEVSMQARMALARIEGGQAAEGSVWQQMTRRNDS; this is encoded by the coding sequence ATGATATTAATTCATATCGAACCGACGCCGAGCCCCAACTCGATGAAAATAACGGTGTCTGAGAAGCTACCAGACTCAATCCGATATACACTCACCAAGGAACAGGAACATACCGCGCCAGAGCCGTACCGCAGCCTGCTCGCGATCGAGGGCGTCCGAAGCCTGTATCGTGCCGGCGACTTCATCGCGCTCGATCGGACAGCGAAGGCGGATTGGCAGACGATCTTGACGACTGTACGAGTCGTACTTGGAGATCGTTCCGCTGCTGCTGCCGGATCGGAGCCAAGCTCGACCGCACCCGCTAGTCCTACCTCCGAAGCGTTCGGCGAGGTCATCGTGAAGCTGCAGCACTTCCGCGGTATTCCGTTACAGATCCGCGTGTCCGCAGGTGGTGAGGAGAAGCGTGCAGCGCTGCCGGAACGCTTCTCGGAGGCGGCCGTGAAGGCAGCCAGCGCCTCCCCGAACTTGATCAAGGAGCGGTCGCTGGACGATTGGGATACGCGCTACGGCGAGCTTAGCGATGTGCTCGAGGAGATCGTGCAGGAGCTAGATGCGGCCTACGACGACGCAAGACTGTCCGAGCTCGTCGTTCGCGCACAGCAAGGGCCGGTGACGGAAGGCGCCCAGGCGATCGCGGAGGCGGCAAGACGCACCTTCACTTACGAGGAGACCGAGCAGAAGCTCCAGTCCGAGGACTGGAAGGAGCGCTATGCGGCGCTCCAGCAGATTCAGCCCTCGGAGGAGACGCTGCCGCTGCTCGTGCAGGCACTTCAGGATGAACAGACGGCCATTCGCCGCCTCGCAACGGTCTATATCGGCGATCTGAAATCTCCCTCCGTCCTTCCGTACTTGTACGATGCGCTACAGGACCGATCTGCCGTCGTTCGGCGTACAGCTGGCGACACGTTATCGGACATCGGCGACCCGCTCGCTCAGGACGCGATGATCCGTGCGCTCGGCGACTCCAATAAGCTCGTCCGCTGGCGGGCTGCGCGTTTTCTATATGAGGCCGGGGACGAGCGCGCCATTCCAGCGCTTCAAGCGGCCGCGAACGACCCTGAATTCGAGGTCAGCATGCAGGCCCGCATGGCGCTTGCGCGCATCGAGGGCGGCCAGGCAGCGGAAGGCTCCGTATGGCAGCAGATGACGCGCCGCAACGACAGCTAG
- a CDS encoding guanylate kinase translates to MYELKDTEIIFVFTGPNGAGRRTVAQMSGSTLGIKQIVSYTTRPPRAIEVEGQDYYFITAEAFADAESKDEFIEVMEIDGYHYGIKESDVTTQLQKFGAVCLILNRYGADALKSVYGDRVVRICIYADRDTVMKREQQRGDSPEQIERYMSHYDEEMEYKDSCEHAFENIDLAHTVFDLTKTLDENYLHRNLLDLD, encoded by the coding sequence ATGTACGAACTCAAGGATACAGAAATTATATTCGTCTTCACAGGCCCGAACGGTGCTGGTCGTAGAACGGTAGCTCAGATGTCAGGCAGCACTCTCGGGATTAAGCAGATCGTCTCGTATACGACACGCCCACCACGTGCCATCGAGGTTGAAGGACAAGATTATTACTTCATAACGGCCGAAGCATTCGCTGATGCGGAGTCAAAGGACGAGTTCATCGAGGTGATGGAGATTGACGGCTACCACTACGGCATTAAGGAATCCGATGTTACGACACAGCTTCAGAAGTTCGGCGCAGTCTGTCTCATCCTGAACCGTTACGGTGCCGATGCGCTCAAGAGCGTGTACGGCGACCGCGTCGTGCGCATCTGTATTTATGCCGATCGGGATACCGTGATGAAGCGCGAGCAGCAGCGCGGCGACAGCCCGGAGCAGATCGAACGCTACATGTCCCATTATGATGAAGAGATGGAATACAAGGACTCCTGTGAGCACGCTTTCGAGAATATTGATCTGGCCCACACCGTGTTCGACTTGACGAAGACACTTGACGAGAACTACTTGCACCGTAACCTGCTCGATTTGGACTAA